In a genomic window of Myxococcales bacterium:
- a CDS encoding OmpA family protein, protein MRKLLATILFASAVAACSPKPKTTTFVKVDQVSLGKVVVYRNGVAFYERRAQVEGGKLTVRVPRDRVDDFLKSLTVVDAKTGKPLPASFPRQQSDSGPFLEMTLDIPTAKEPGQVADVVLTYVTEAPVWKPSYRIAIADNGKVMLEGWAIVDNTSGEDWKDVMVGVGSSSALSFRYDLWSVRTVERETLRVDAQFAVAPPTAVSPYGGVDGSQAQTMVAELGDEEIRRPAGHPDNLDARLARNVEDYAEAAPAADDGDFGDLDVATGSIGGGRGGMAPSAPSSAGTRRDAPRPTSKKPSKPKDAAKSARVAKLEQERAQLEFQRARVSEGDRKVMALAPALIKNRNNLVIEGYADANEPGSEQRAIDRANIVKMQLIDAGVPPAQIRVVNRGAVTGQRAGVRMITEAPSEKSTGPDGKVAEGAEAPVGESHFQSEIPMTVAKGTSVMVSMVRAETDGEQVYLFDAESERGNARYAFKAVRLHNPTDSTLETGPVTVYGDDRYIGEGLTEPIPPRANVVVPFALDRQVVVDRDDVTENQVARLVTLQRGILTAEVQHIKRTKLTFTSRLHTDTKVYVRHTTEKGWLVLDAPKTYERLGDAHLFEIALAAGETKVVEIAEATPLTRTLDLAQPTTLDMMKVFVDSPHPSPELKKQLKDLLAIHREVIDTDEKIASLRDRAGEYRVRMDELSDQILSLKKVKTATSLSRNLQDKMKDISDRVQKTTIDIVDNQEKLMLAKVRFQDALAELTLPDAAAHLAITP, encoded by the coding sequence ATGCGCAAGCTGCTCGCCACGATCCTGTTCGCCTCCGCCGTCGCCGCCTGCTCGCCCAAGCCCAAGACCACCACCTTCGTGAAGGTCGACCAGGTGTCGCTGGGCAAGGTCGTGGTCTACCGCAACGGCGTCGCCTTCTACGAGCGGCGGGCCCAGGTCGAGGGCGGCAAGCTCACCGTCCGGGTCCCGCGCGACCGCGTCGACGACTTCCTCAAGTCGCTGACCGTCGTCGACGCCAAGACCGGCAAGCCGCTGCCCGCCAGCTTCCCGCGCCAGCAGTCGGACAGCGGCCCGTTCCTCGAGATGACCCTCGACATCCCGACCGCCAAGGAGCCGGGCCAGGTCGCCGACGTCGTCTTGACCTACGTCACCGAGGCGCCGGTGTGGAAGCCGAGCTACCGCATCGCGATCGCCGACAACGGCAAGGTCATGCTCGAGGGCTGGGCGATCGTCGACAACACCTCGGGCGAGGACTGGAAGGACGTGATGGTCGGCGTCGGGTCGAGCTCGGCCCTGTCGTTCCGCTACGACCTGTGGAGCGTGCGCACCGTCGAGCGCGAGACCCTCCGGGTCGACGCGCAGTTCGCGGTGGCGCCGCCGACCGCGGTGTCGCCGTACGGCGGCGTCGACGGGAGCCAGGCCCAGACGATGGTCGCCGAGCTCGGCGACGAGGAGATCCGCCGGCCGGCCGGCCACCCCGACAACCTCGACGCCCGCCTCGCCCGCAACGTCGAGGACTACGCCGAGGCCGCGCCCGCGGCCGACGACGGCGACTTCGGCGACCTCGACGTCGCGACCGGCTCGATCGGCGGCGGGCGCGGCGGCATGGCGCCCTCGGCGCCGTCGTCGGCGGGCACCCGGCGCGACGCGCCGCGGCCGACCAGCAAGAAGCCGAGCAAGCCCAAGGACGCCGCCAAGTCCGCGCGGGTGGCCAAGCTCGAGCAGGAGCGGGCCCAGCTCGAGTTCCAGCGCGCGCGCGTGTCCGAGGGCGACCGCAAGGTCATGGCCCTGGCGCCGGCGCTGATCAAGAACCGGAACAACCTGGTGATCGAGGGCTACGCCGACGCCAACGAGCCCGGCAGCGAGCAGCGCGCGATCGACCGGGCCAACATCGTCAAGATGCAGCTCATCGACGCCGGCGTGCCGCCGGCGCAGATCCGCGTGGTCAACCGCGGCGCGGTGACCGGCCAGCGCGCCGGCGTGCGCATGATCACCGAGGCCCCGTCGGAGAAGTCGACCGGGCCTGACGGCAAGGTCGCCGAGGGCGCCGAGGCGCCGGTGGGTGAGAGCCACTTCCAGTCCGAGATCCCGATGACCGTCGCCAAGGGCACCAGCGTCATGGTGTCGATGGTCCGGGCCGAGACCGACGGCGAGCAGGTCTACCTGTTCGACGCCGAGAGCGAGCGCGGCAACGCCCGCTACGCGTTCAAGGCGGTGCGCCTGCACAACCCGACCGACTCGACGCTCGAGACCGGCCCGGTCACGGTCTACGGCGACGACCGCTACATCGGCGAGGGCCTGACCGAGCCGATCCCGCCCCGGGCCAACGTCGTCGTGCCGTTCGCGCTCGATCGCCAGGTCGTGGTCGATCGCGACGACGTCACCGAGAACCAGGTGGCCCGGCTGGTCACGCTCCAGCGCGGCATCCTCACCGCCGAGGTCCAGCACATCAAGCGCACCAAGCTGACCTTCACCAGCCGGCTGCACACCGACACCAAGGTCTACGTCCGGCACACCACCGAGAAGGGCTGGCTGGTGCTCGACGCGCCCAAGACCTACGAGCGCCTCGGCGACGCCCACCTGTTCGAGATCGCGCTGGCCGCCGGCGAGACCAAGGTGGTCGAGATCGCCGAGGCCACGCCGCTGACCCGGACCCTCGACCTGGCGCAGCCGACCACGCTCGACATGATGAAGGTGTTCGTCGACAGCCCGCACCCGTCGCCCGAGCTGAAGAAGCAGCTCAAGGACCTGCTGGCGATCCACCGCGAGGTGATCGACACCGACGAGAAGATCGCCAGCCTGCGCGATCGCGCCGGCGAGTACCGGGTGCGCATGGACGAGCTGTCCGATCAGATCCTGTCGCTCAAGAAGGTCAAGACCGCGACCAGCCTGTCGCGCAACCTCCAGGACAAGATGAAGGACATCTCCGACCGCGTGCAGAAGACCACGATCGACATCGTCGACAACCAGGAGAAGCTGATGCTGGCCAAGGTCCGGTTCCAGGACGCGCTGGCCGAGCTGACCCTGCCCGACGCCGCCGCGCACCTGGCGATCACGCCGTAG
- a CDS encoding class I SAM-dependent methyltransferase — translation MFGAAVVTQAYGAGLDALARFAGLRVARALGAAGVVVRGAQRRVGGVAAAPRVVAGVAADLAWFREGPLAFAARTRTGQKSGTFLDLRGLRRWCRTAPLAGARVLNLFAYTGTLGRACEHAGAAHVTQIDRAVDALAFAAAHHVGDPARHAFVAADVFAWCKEAPGDARFELVIVDPPSMTSRIDQVPGALATYRRLHAAAAARVAPGGRIVVACCTSRITRAQFAEVAHATLGRRFALERDLPPEVDHPVGFPEADYLKVLVFRERGDA, via the coding sequence GTGTTCGGCGCCGCGGTCGTGACCCAGGCCTACGGCGCCGGGCTCGACGCGCTGGCGCGGTTCGCCGGCCTGCGGGTGGCGCGCGCGCTCGGCGCGGCCGGCGTGGTGGTGCGCGGCGCCCAGCGGCGGGTCGGCGGCGTGGCCGCGGCGCCCCGGGTCGTGGCCGGCGTCGCCGCCGACCTGGCGTGGTTCCGCGAGGGGCCGCTGGCGTTCGCCGCGCGCACCCGGACCGGCCAGAAGAGCGGCACCTTCCTCGATCTGCGCGGGCTGCGGCGGTGGTGCCGGACCGCGCCGCTGGCCGGGGCCCGGGTGCTGAACCTGTTCGCGTACACCGGCACGCTCGGGCGCGCGTGCGAGCACGCCGGCGCGGCCCACGTGACGCAGATCGATCGCGCCGTCGACGCGCTGGCCTTCGCCGCGGCCCACCACGTCGGGGATCCCGCGCGCCACGCGTTCGTCGCCGCGGACGTGTTCGCGTGGTGCAAGGAGGCGCCGGGCGACGCCCGGTTCGAGCTGGTGATCGTCGATCCGCCGTCGATGACCTCGCGCATCGATCAGGTGCCGGGCGCGCTGGCGACCTACCGCCGCCTCCACGCCGCCGCCGCCGCGCGGGTGGCGCCGGGCGGGCGGATCGTCGTCGCGTGCTGCACCTCGCGGATCACCCGGGCGCAGTTCGCCGAGGTGGCCCACGCCACGCTCGGCCGACGCTTCGCGCTCGAGCGCGATCTGCCGCCCGAGGTCGATCACCCGGTCGGCTTCCCCGAGGCCGACTACCTGAAGGTGCTGGTGTTCCGCGAGCGCGGCGATGCCTGA
- a CDS encoding OmpA family protein, with protein sequence MRHCLSVSLILAAALAGCGPRGIRHVAVDKVPLGKVVVYRNGVAFYERRAQIDGGKLTVRVPRERVDDFLKSLTVVDARTQRPLPVSFPRRQADDAPVIEMQLDVGGVPGARADVVMTYVTDALAWKPSYRLVLGDATDTAMLEGWAVVDNLSGEDWKDVVVGVGSSAAMSFRYDLWSVRTVEREQLAADEAFALAPPTAVSPYGGTGAAVATNQNVLTLDAEEIRGNATITDDYTKNIPVPGRTFEAALGAAGGSEGDAAGVSFSGSSSLEGQYVVDGLNTTGVTISDRAPAIDPTSTTAPPRIDPYTQVKLGDQKLAEVSSALIKQRQYVVVQGYAAQGERKADEVALERANLVRNQLIDAGVAPGRIRVESGGVAPRATVQILTDAAPPGEAASAARASADTSDAAPVGESLFSSGTPMTVANGTSAMVSVLRAKTTGREAYLYDAGGERGNARYAFKSVRLENPTDSTLEAGPITVYGQGRYVGEGLTDAVAPHASVVIPYALDRQIVVDRDGDAHDELSRLLTLQRGILTAEVQHIRTTALTITSRLRTPSTVYVRQPIEPGWTLLDPELPLERIGDALLVAVELGAGETRAIELREATPLTRRMVLGDTDTLDQLKIYVASARPSPELRAQLQAILTIHNDLFDTVDKIASLRERAAEYRDRQAELTGQLMALRKVKTAAALSSQLATKAAQMASRLQGTTLAIVEAQDKIMLLRVQFSDALAELHLADVTAVAAAR encoded by the coding sequence ATGCGTCATTGCCTATCGGTCTCGCTCATCCTCGCCGCCGCGCTCGCCGGCTGCGGCCCCCGCGGCATCCGCCACGTCGCCGTCGACAAGGTCCCGCTCGGCAAGGTCGTGGTCTACCGCAACGGCGTCGCGTTCTACGAGCGCCGGGCCCAGATCGACGGCGGCAAGCTGACCGTGCGGGTGCCGCGCGAGCGCGTCGACGACTTCCTCAAGTCGCTGACCGTCGTCGACGCCCGCACCCAGCGGCCGCTGCCGGTGTCGTTCCCGCGGCGCCAGGCCGACGACGCGCCGGTGATCGAGATGCAGCTCGACGTCGGCGGCGTCCCCGGCGCCCGCGCCGACGTGGTCATGACCTACGTCACCGACGCGCTGGCGTGGAAGCCGAGCTACCGGCTGGTGCTGGGCGACGCCACCGACACCGCGATGCTCGAGGGCTGGGCCGTCGTCGACAACCTGTCGGGCGAGGACTGGAAGGACGTCGTGGTCGGGGTCGGCTCGAGCGCGGCGATGTCGTTCCGCTACGACCTGTGGAGCGTGCGCACGGTCGAGCGCGAGCAGCTCGCCGCCGACGAGGCGTTCGCGCTGGCGCCGCCGACCGCGGTCTCGCCCTACGGCGGCACCGGCGCGGCGGTCGCGACCAACCAGAACGTGCTCACGCTCGACGCCGAGGAGATCCGCGGCAACGCGACGATCACCGACGACTACACCAAGAACATCCCGGTCCCGGGGCGCACGTTCGAGGCGGCCCTGGGCGCGGCGGGCGGGAGCGAGGGCGACGCCGCCGGCGTGTCGTTCTCGGGCTCGAGCTCGCTCGAGGGCCAGTACGTCGTCGACGGGCTCAACACCACCGGCGTGACGATCAGCGATCGCGCGCCCGCCATCGACCCCACCAGCACCACCGCGCCGCCGCGGATCGATCCCTACACCCAGGTGAAGCTCGGCGATCAGAAGCTGGCCGAGGTGTCGAGCGCGCTGATCAAGCAGCGCCAGTACGTCGTGGTCCAGGGCTACGCCGCCCAGGGCGAGCGCAAGGCCGACGAGGTCGCGCTCGAGCGCGCCAACCTGGTGCGCAACCAGCTCATCGACGCCGGCGTCGCGCCCGGGCGCATCCGGGTCGAGAGCGGCGGGGTCGCGCCCAGGGCCACCGTGCAGATCCTGACCGACGCCGCGCCGCCGGGCGAGGCCGCCAGCGCCGCCCGCGCCAGCGCCGACACCAGCGACGCCGCGCCGGTCGGCGAGAGCCTGTTCTCGTCGGGCACGCCGATGACCGTCGCCAACGGCACCAGCGCGATGGTGTCGGTGCTGCGGGCCAAGACCACGGGGCGCGAGGCCTACCTCTACGACGCCGGCGGCGAGCGCGGCAACGCGCGCTACGCGTTCAAGTCGGTGCGGCTCGAGAACCCGACCGACTCGACCCTCGAGGCCGGGCCGATCACGGTCTACGGCCAGGGCCGGTACGTCGGCGAGGGCCTGACCGACGCGGTCGCGCCCCACGCCTCGGTGGTCATCCCGTACGCGCTCGATCGCCAGATCGTGGTCGACCGCGACGGCGACGCCCACGACGAGCTGTCGCGGCTGCTGACGCTCCAGCGCGGCATCCTCACCGCCGAGGTCCAGCACATCCGCACGACCGCGCTGACGATCACCAGCCGGCTGCGCACGCCGTCGACGGTGTACGTGCGCCAGCCGATCGAGCCGGGCTGGACCTTGCTCGACCCGGAGCTGCCGCTCGAGCGCATCGGCGACGCGCTCCTGGTCGCGGTCGAGCTCGGGGCCGGCGAGACCCGGGCGATCGAGCTGCGCGAGGCGACGCCGCTGACCCGGCGCATGGTGCTGGGCGACACCGACACGCTCGATCAGCTCAAGATCTACGTGGCCAGCGCCCGGCCGTCGCCCGAGCTGCGGGCCCAGCTCCAGGCCATCCTGACGATCCACAACGACCTGTTCGACACGGTCGACAAGATCGCCAGCCTGCGCGAGCGCGCGGCCGAGTACCGCGACCGCCAGGCCGAGCTGACCGGGCAGCTCATGGCCCTGCGCAAGGTCAAGACCGCCGCGGCGCTGTCGAGCCAGCTGGCGACCAAGGCCGCCCAGATGGCGTCGCGGCTCCAGGGCACGACCCTGGCCATCGTCGAGGCCCAGGACAAGATCATGCTCCTGCGGGTCCAGTTCTCCGACGCCCTGGCCGAGCTGCACCTGGCCGACGTGACGGCCGTCGCCGCGGCGCGTTAA
- a CDS encoding formamidopyrimidine-DNA glycosylase has product MPELPDITIYVERLRAHTVGHALIGLRVPSPFLVRTFDPLAAALVGHAIVGVARLGKRLVLSFDHDLHAVIHLMIAGRLRWKRPGAAVPGKLGLAALDFDHGTLVFTEASKQKRASVHVVRGRAALAEFDRGGLDLFAATPATFLAALTAEHHTIKRALTDPTIIDGVGNAYSDEILHAAALSPFKQTRTLALDEAAGLLAAARSCLTAWIERLRAEVGDGFPDEVTAFRPEMAVHGKYGQPCPRCGAPVQRIKYADNEANYCAPCQTGGKLLADRGLSRLLKADWPKTLDQLEERRGQARAVVAGAEPAPTSGSGKKPRRR; this is encoded by the coding sequence ATGCCTGAGCTGCCGGACATCACGATCTACGTCGAGCGCCTGCGCGCCCACACCGTCGGCCACGCGCTGATCGGGCTGCGGGTGCCGAGCCCGTTCCTGGTGCGCACCTTCGATCCGCTGGCGGCGGCGCTCGTGGGCCACGCGATCGTCGGCGTCGCGCGCCTGGGCAAGCGCCTGGTGCTGTCGTTCGATCACGATCTGCACGCGGTCATCCACCTGATGATCGCCGGGCGCCTGCGCTGGAAGCGGCCCGGCGCCGCCGTCCCCGGCAAGCTCGGGCTCGCGGCCCTCGACTTCGACCACGGCACGCTCGTGTTCACGGAGGCGTCCAAGCAGAAGCGCGCGTCGGTCCACGTCGTGCGCGGGCGCGCGGCCCTGGCCGAGTTCGATCGCGGCGGGCTCGATCTGTTCGCCGCCACGCCGGCGACGTTCCTGGCCGCGCTGACCGCCGAGCACCACACGATCAAGCGGGCGCTGACCGACCCGACGATCATCGACGGCGTCGGCAACGCCTACTCCGACGAGATCCTCCACGCCGCGGCGCTGTCGCCGTTCAAGCAGACCCGGACGCTGGCGCTCGACGAGGCCGCGGGCTTGCTCGCGGCGGCGCGGAGCTGCCTGACCGCGTGGATCGAGCGCCTGCGCGCCGAGGTCGGCGACGGGTTCCCCGACGAGGTCACCGCGTTCCGCCCCGAGATGGCCGTGCACGGCAAGTACGGGCAGCCGTGTCCGCGCTGCGGCGCGCCGGTCCAGCGCATCAAGTACGCCGACAACGAGGCCAACTACTGCGCGCCGTGCCAGACCGGCGGCAAGCTCCTGGCCGACCGTGGCCTGTCGCGGCTGCTCAAGGCCGACTGGCCCAAGACGCTGGATCAACTCGAGGAACGGCGGGGCCAGGCCCGCGCGGTGGTGGCCGGGGCCGAGCCCGCGCCGACGTCAGGGTCCGGTAAGAAACCCCGCCGCCGGTAG
- a CDS encoding carboxypeptidase regulatory-like domain-containing protein: MLLLVGCAPSLRHVAVDRVPLGKVVVYRNGVAFYERRAHVDGGTLTVRVPRARVDDFLKSLTVVDARTGRALPVAFPRRQADDAPVIEMQLDVGAVGSHADVVMTYVTDAAAWKPSYRLVLGRDDALLEGWAVVDNLSGEDWKDVVVGVGSSAAMSFRYDLWSVRTVERAALAPAASFAVAPPTAVSPYGAAPDPVAAAAPLLTLDASEIRGPDVASGETSGRAPTPPPAPAPGPSAAPTPSVAPARAPAAGPAAAPIPSAAPNPAATLAGARGTGAIQGRVVDSWNDSGLAGVTVAITGAASYTAITDQDGSYRVADLVPGEYLVTFFFGDVTIERRNIRVGVNKTTPVFQKINTAAAVSETIILNDRPPVIDPTSTTQGITIDQDYTRNIPVPGRTFDATLGTASGARDEGAARRSPPTPPPDPYRAVKLGDQKLAEVSAQLVASRQRVLVQGYAAPGEPRAEATALARANLVRDQLIDAGVAPGQIAVAGAIGGAAAVQLITGAAPPVGEVARRARARDATADAPPVGESLFASSSAMTVGDGTSAMVSVLRARTTGRQVYLFDRAGARGNARYAFRAVRLENPTDATLEAGPITVYGDDRYVGEGLTEAIAPHAAVVIPYALDRQIVVERTEASRDELARLLTVQRGVVTAEVQHLRATTLTITSRLRAPTTVYVRHAVEPGWALLDPGLPTERLGQASLIAVELAAGATRTVELREATPMTRQLDLDAEPTLAQLAVYVASARPSPALRAQLQAILAAHAALIDSGARVATLREQAEELRLRDAELIAQLTGLRKVPTAVGLVRHLQDKVAEVATRLQATTIAIVEGQEQQLLARVRFADALTELHLDDARAAAP; encoded by the coding sequence TTGTTGCTGCTGGTCGGCTGCGCGCCGTCGCTCCGTCATGTCGCGGTCGATCGGGTGCCGCTCGGGAAGGTCGTCGTCTATCGCAACGGCGTGGCGTTCTACGAGCGCCGGGCCCACGTCGACGGCGGCACGCTGACGGTGCGGGTGCCGCGGGCACGGGTCGACGACTTCCTGAAGTCGCTGACGGTGGTCGACGCCCGGACCGGGCGCGCGCTGCCGGTCGCGTTCCCGCGGCGGCAGGCCGACGACGCGCCGGTGATCGAGATGCAGCTCGACGTCGGCGCCGTCGGCAGCCACGCCGACGTCGTCATGACCTACGTCACCGACGCGGCGGCGTGGAAGCCGAGCTACCGCCTGGTGCTGGGCCGCGACGACGCCCTGCTCGAGGGCTGGGCCGTGGTCGACAACCTGTCGGGCGAGGACTGGAAGGACGTCGTGGTCGGGGTCGGCTCGAGCGCGGCGATGTCGTTCCGCTACGATCTGTGGAGCGTGCGCACGGTCGAGCGGGCCGCGCTGGCGCCCGCGGCGTCGTTCGCGGTGGCGCCGCCGACCGCGGTGTCGCCGTACGGCGCCGCGCCGGACCCGGTCGCGGCCGCCGCGCCGCTGCTCACGCTCGACGCCTCGGAGATCCGCGGTCCGGACGTGGCGAGCGGCGAGACGTCGGGCCGCGCGCCGACGCCGCCGCCTGCACCCGCACCCGGACCGTCCGCCGCGCCGACGCCGTCCGTCGCACCGGCACGGGCGCCCGCAGCCGGACCGGCCGCGGCGCCGATACCGTCCGCCGCGCCCAACCCTGCCGCGACGCTCGCGGGCGCGCGCGGCACCGGTGCGATCCAGGGCAGGGTCGTCGACTCGTGGAACGACAGCGGGCTCGCGGGCGTGACCGTGGCGATCACCGGCGCGGCGTCGTACACCGCCATCACCGACCAGGACGGCAGCTACCGCGTCGCCGACCTCGTGCCGGGCGAGTACCTGGTGACGTTCTTCTTCGGTGACGTGACGATCGAGCGGCGGAACATCCGGGTCGGCGTCAACAAGACCACCCCGGTGTTCCAGAAGATCAACACCGCGGCCGCGGTGTCCGAGACGATCATCCTCAACGACCGACCGCCGGTGATCGATCCGACCTCGACCACCCAGGGCATCACGATCGATCAGGACTACACGCGGAACATCCCGGTCCCGGGCCGCACCTTCGACGCGACGCTGGGCACCGCGTCGGGCGCGCGGGACGAGGGCGCCGCGCGCCGATCGCCGCCGACGCCGCCGCCGGATCCGTACCGCGCGGTGAAGCTCGGCGATCAGAAGCTGGCCGAGGTGTCGGCCCAGCTGGTCGCGTCGCGCCAGCGCGTGCTGGTACAAGGCTACGCGGCGCCGGGGGAGCCCCGGGCCGAGGCGACCGCGCTGGCCCGGGCCAACCTGGTGCGCGATCAGCTCATCGACGCCGGGGTCGCGCCGGGACAGATCGCCGTGGCCGGCGCGATCGGCGGCGCGGCCGCGGTCCAGCTGATCACCGGCGCGGCGCCGCCGGTCGGGGAGGTGGCGCGTCGCGCCCGGGCCCGGGACGCCACCGCCGACGCGCCGCCGGTCGGCGAGAGCCTGTTCGCGTCGTCGTCGGCGATGACCGTCGGCGACGGCACCAGCGCGATGGTGTCGGTGCTGCGGGCCCGGACCACCGGGCGCCAGGTCTACCTGTTCGATCGCGCCGGCGCGCGCGGCAACGCCCGCTACGCGTTCCGGGCGGTGCGGCTCGAGAACCCGACCGACGCGACGCTCGAGGCCGGGCCGATCACGGTCTACGGCGACGACCGCTACGTCGGCGAGGGCCTGACCGAGGCGATCGCGCCCCACGCCGCCGTGGTCATCCCGTACGCGCTCGACCGGCAGATCGTGGTCGAGCGCACCGAGGCCAGCCGCGACGAGCTGGCCCGCTTGCTGACGGTGCAGCGCGGGGTCGTCACCGCCGAGGTCCAGCACCTGCGCGCGACCACGCTGACGATCACCAGCCGGCTGCGCGCGCCGACCACGGTCTACGTGCGCCACGCGGTCGAGCCGGGCTGGGCGCTGCTCGATCCGGGCCTGCCGACCGAGCGCCTCGGCCAGGCGAGCTTGATCGCGGTCGAGCTCGCGGCCGGCGCCACCCGCACCGTCGAGCTGCGCGAGGCCACGCCGATGACCCGGCAGCTCGACCTCGACGCCGAGCCGACCCTGGCCCAGCTCGCGGTCTACGTGGCCAGCGCCCGCCCATCGCCGGCGCTGCGCGCGCAGCTCCAGGCGATCCTCGCGGCCCACGCCGCGCTGATCGACAGCGGCGCGCGCGTCGCGACCCTGCGCGAGCAGGCCGAGGAGCTGCGGCTGCGCGACGCCGAGCTGATCGCGCAGCTGACCGGGCTGCGCAAGGTCCCGACCGCGGTCGGCCTGGTCCGACACCTCCAGGACAAGGTGGCCGAGGTCGCGACCCGCCTCCAGGCCACCACGATCGCGATCGTCGAGGGGCAGGAGCAGCAGCTCCTGGCCCGGGTCCGGTTCGCCGACGCGCTGACCGAGCTGCACCTCGACGACGCGCGCGCGGCGGCGCCGTGA